The Bacteroidia bacterium sequence TTCTGGTAGAAGACGGCAGTCCTGATAGATCTTGGGAAGCAATTGAACGCAACTGCATGGAGGATAAACGTGTAAAAGGCATTAAGCTAAGTCGTAATTTTGGGCAGCAAATTGCAATGAGCGCAGGAATGCGATATGCATTAGGAGAATACACAATTATTATGGATTGTGATTTGCAAAATCCTCCCGAAGTTATTCCAGAGATAATAGCTCGGCTTCAAGCAAATGTTGATATTGTTTATACAGTCTCTGATGTTAGGAATAATTTTACTGATGAGTATAGCTCTAAATTATTTTGGTTCTTAATGAATGAAGTCCTAAATGTAAATATTATTCCTAATCAACTAATGATGAAAGGATTTAGCAGAAGGTTTTTAAATATTTACAATACCTACGATGAGAGAGTTAGGGTAGTTGCTGGTATTACTCATGATATTGGTATGCATTACGAGGTACTACAAATTAAAAATAAAAAGAGATTACAAGGAAAAGGAAATTATTCTTTCTTAAAAAGATTTCATTTAATGTTAGACATTATTTTAGCAATGACTAATAAGCCATTAGAGTATCTTATCAATGTGAGCATTCTTGCATTATTTTTGATAATGTGCGTTGGTTTATGGAACTTGATAAATTATCTATTAAATCCTAATATTCCACCTGGATACACGACTTTGCTAATAGTTACGGCATTCTTTGGCAGCTTAACTTTACTAGTTTTAGGCATAATTGGACGCTATCTTGCAAACATATATGTAGAAATCCGTCAACGTCCACTATTTATAGTTAATAAGGTTTTAAATTTGAATCAAAATGAGTGACATCATTAAGAAGCAATTAGAAGCATATCGCCCAAATTTCCTCCTTCATGGGAATACTCCACAGGGAACATTTCAGAATAATACTACTAC is a genomic window containing:
- a CDS encoding glycosyltransferase family 2 protein, coding for ETPLISIVSPVYKAEKIVDILVKRIKEEVSKITENYEIILVEDGSPDRSWEAIERNCMEDKRVKGIKLSRNFGQQIAMSAGMRYALGEYTIIMDCDLQNPPEVIPEIIARLQANVDIVYTVSDVRNNFTDEYSSKLFWFLMNEVLNVNIIPNQLMMKGFSRRFLNIYNTYDERVRVVAGITHDIGMHYEVLQIKNKKRLQGKGNYSFLKRFHLMLDIILAMTNKPLEYLINVSILALFLIMCVGLWNLINYLLNPNIPPGYTTLLIVTAFFGSLTLLVLGIIGRYLANIYVEIRQRPLFIVNKVLNLNQNE